In the Brucella anthropi ATCC 49188 genome, one interval contains:
- a CDS encoding heavy metal translocating P-type ATPase: MNRPVNHETISFPVPVEGMSCASCVSSVEKAVSKVPGVDKVSVNLATERADVTFRGEPDLPSVIDAIRKAGYDVPAGSIDLAIEGMTCASCVSKVEKALNAVPGVTRASVNLATERAHVELAGPVQSSELIKAVEQAGYEARSLDDAQSDVKQETQSEKRDAEAAELKKSVILSAVLTLPVFVMEMGSHLIPAVHMFVMDRIGMQNSWYLQLVLTTLVLFGPGLRFFKKGIPALLRGTPDMNSLVVVGTLAAWGYSVVATFLPGVLPEGTVNVYFEAAAVIVTLILIGRYLEARAKGRTSAAISRLVGLQAKSARVVRNGETIDVPLEDVRAGDVVQVRPGEKVPVDGEVIEGSSYVDESMITGEPVPVAKEKGAEVVGGTINKTGAFTFRATKVGRDMVISQIIRMVEDAQADKLPIQAKVDKVTGWFVPAVMAAAALTFALWLVIGGTGMLGYALVNAIAVLIIACPCAMGLATPTSIMVGTGRAAEFGVLFRRGDALQTLRDASVIAVDKTGTLTQGKPALAHFATVEGFEKDELLALVAAVEARSEHPIADAIVEAAKEKGLKLADVSAFEAVPGFGLKAHVSGHEIAIGADRYMAKLGHDVAVFANDAKRLGDEGQSPLYAAVDGKLAAILTVADPMKETTPAAIAALHEQGLKVAMITGDNRRTAEAIAKRLGIDEVVAEVLPDGKVEALKRLSAGGKRIAFVGDGINDAPALAAADVGIAIGTGTDIAIESADVVLMSGDLRGVVNAIAISKATIRNISENLFWAFAYNVALIPVAAGVLYPFTGTLLSPVLAAGAMAFSSIFVLSNALRLKAFKSPIEA; the protein is encoded by the coding sequence ATGAACAGGCCTGTTAATCACGAAACCATCAGTTTTCCAGTACCCGTCGAAGGGATGAGTTGCGCGTCTTGCGTGTCATCCGTTGAAAAAGCCGTGTCCAAAGTTCCGGGCGTCGACAAGGTTTCCGTCAATCTTGCAACGGAACGCGCCGACGTGACTTTCAGGGGCGAACCGGATTTGCCGTCGGTGATCGATGCCATTCGCAAGGCGGGTTATGATGTCCCGGCAGGGAGCATCGATCTCGCTATTGAAGGCATGACTTGCGCTTCCTGCGTCAGCAAGGTTGAGAAGGCGCTGAATGCTGTGCCGGGCGTAACACGCGCCAGTGTTAATCTCGCAACTGAACGTGCCCATGTGGAACTGGCCGGGCCGGTACAGTCATCCGAACTCATCAAGGCGGTTGAACAGGCAGGTTATGAGGCGCGTTCGCTGGATGACGCGCAGAGCGACGTCAAGCAGGAAACGCAGTCCGAGAAGCGGGATGCTGAAGCGGCAGAACTGAAGAAAAGCGTCATTCTCTCTGCCGTTTTGACCTTGCCTGTTTTCGTTATGGAAATGGGTTCGCATCTGATCCCGGCGGTTCATATGTTCGTCATGGACAGGATCGGTATGCAGAACAGCTGGTATCTGCAGCTTGTGCTCACCACGCTGGTTCTGTTCGGTCCGGGATTGCGCTTTTTCAAGAAAGGCATTCCGGCGCTGTTACGCGGCACGCCTGACATGAATTCGCTGGTTGTGGTTGGCACGCTCGCGGCATGGGGCTATTCGGTGGTCGCGACTTTCCTTCCCGGTGTGCTGCCGGAAGGCACGGTGAATGTTTATTTCGAGGCCGCCGCCGTCATCGTCACATTGATCCTGATCGGGCGTTATCTGGAGGCGCGTGCCAAGGGACGCACCAGTGCGGCTATCAGCCGGCTGGTTGGCCTGCAGGCGAAATCGGCGCGTGTGGTGCGTAATGGCGAGACGATCGATGTGCCGCTGGAAGATGTTCGCGCTGGTGACGTCGTACAAGTCCGCCCCGGCGAGAAAGTGCCGGTCGACGGCGAGGTGATCGAAGGTTCGTCCTATGTGGATGAATCGATGATTACCGGCGAGCCTGTACCTGTTGCCAAGGAAAAGGGTGCGGAAGTGGTCGGCGGTACGATCAACAAAACCGGCGCTTTCACCTTCCGTGCCACCAAGGTTGGCCGCGATATGGTGATCTCGCAGATCATCCGCATGGTTGAGGACGCTCAGGCTGACAAGCTGCCAATTCAGGCAAAGGTCGACAAGGTGACCGGCTGGTTCGTACCCGCTGTGATGGCGGCTGCCGCTTTGACCTTTGCATTGTGGCTTGTGATCGGTGGCACGGGCATGCTGGGTTACGCGCTGGTGAACGCCATTGCGGTTCTCATCATCGCCTGCCCGTGTGCCATGGGCTTGGCCACACCAACGTCCATTATGGTTGGCACTGGCCGCGCAGCCGAGTTCGGCGTCCTGTTTCGCCGCGGTGACGCATTGCAGACCTTGCGCGATGCTTCCGTTATTGCCGTGGACAAAACGGGGACACTGACACAGGGAAAGCCCGCTTTGGCTCATTTCGCGACCGTCGAAGGCTTTGAGAAGGACGAACTTCTGGCGCTTGTCGCGGCTGTGGAGGCACGTTCCGAACACCCGATTGCCGACGCGATTGTGGAAGCAGCGAAAGAGAAGGGATTGAAGCTTGCGGATGTATCGGCTTTCGAAGCCGTTCCTGGATTTGGACTGAAGGCTCATGTGTCCGGCCATGAGATTGCCATCGGCGCTGATCGTTACATGGCAAAGCTTGGTCATGACGTTGCTGTCTTTGCCAATGATGCGAAGCGTCTCGGCGATGAGGGGCAGTCTCCGCTCTATGCAGCTGTCGATGGTAAGCTGGCAGCAATCCTGACTGTTGCCGACCCGATGAAGGAAACCACGCCAGCGGCGATTGCTGCCCTGCACGAGCAGGGGCTGAAGGTCGCCATGATCACCGGCGATAACCGCCGCACGGCGGAAGCCATCGCAAAACGTCTCGGCATCGATGAAGTCGTTGCAGAAGTGCTGCCGGACGGCAAGGTTGAAGCGTTGAAGCGGCTTTCGGCAGGTGGCAAGCGGATTGCCTTTGTCGGTGACGGTATCAACGATGCGCCTGCACTGGCTGCTGCCGATGTCGGTATTGCGATTGGCACCGGCACGGATATTGCGATCGAAAGCGCAGATGTGGTGTTGATGTCGGGCGATCTTCGCGGCGTGGTCAATGCCATTGCCATATCGAAGGCGACGATCCGTAATATCAGCGAAAACCTGTTCTGGGCCTTTGCCTATAACGTCGCGCTGATCCCTGTCGCGGCGGGTGTCCTCTATCCGTTCACTGGCACGTTGTTGTCACCGGTTCTGGCGGCAGGCGCCATGGCTTTCTCCAGCATCTTCGTGCTGAGCAATGCCTTGCGGCTCAAGGCTTTTAAAAGCCCGATAGAGGCCTGA